A stretch of Phragmites australis chromosome 12, lpPhrAust1.1, whole genome shotgun sequence DNA encodes these proteins:
- the LOC133886646 gene encoding probable LRR receptor-like serine/threonine-protein kinase At1g67720, whose amino-acid sequence MASTFAAAALLLHFQLQLLLLLSPSAAQPGFISLDCGGADDHTDGIGIQWTSDANFVSGGQTAQLLVQNDLQKQFSTVRYFPADNRKYCYTMNVRNRTRYLVRASFLYGNFDNSNVYPKFDLSLGATSWSTIVIDDATTPVVEEAVILAAAPTLSVCLSNASTGQPFISTLELRQFNGSLYYTTDEARFFLTLSARINFGAESNESVRYPDDPFDRIWESDSVRRANYLVDVAPGTKRISTAKPIFVGTNEEPPETVMQTAVVGQDGSLNYRLDLEGFPGNAWGVSYFAEIEDLAPNETRKFKLVIPGMPAFSKPTVDVEENAQGKYRLYEPGYTNMSLPFVFSFGFKKTDDSSKGPILNAMEIYKYVQITMGSQDANTMASLVSRYSQEGWAQEGGDPCLPASWSWVQCSSEAAPRVFSITLSGKNITGSIPVELTKLSGLVELRLDGNSFSGQVPDFSECHNLQYIHLENNQLTGELPPSLGDLPNLKELYVQNNKLSGQVPRALFKRSIIFNFSGNSGLHIVNNGLSQAVIIIICVVIGAIVLLGAAIGCYLFTCRRKKKPSDDTVVITAPAKKLGSYFSEVATESAHRFSLSEIEDATEKFKRIIGSGGFGIVYYGKLTDGREIAVKLLTNDSYQGIREFLNEVTLLSRIHHRNLVTFLGYSQQDGKNILVYEFMHNGTLKEHLRGAADEKITSWLKRLEIAEDAAKGIEYLHTGCSPTIIHRDLKSSNILLDKNMRAKVADFGLSKPAVDGSHVSSIVRGTVGYLDPEYYVSQQLTEKSDMYSFGVILLELISGQEPISNDSFGLNCRNIVAWARAHIESGNIHAMVDESLEDGGYDLQSVWKMAEVAIMCVKPKGAQRPGISEVLKEIQDAISIERGPQMQQQLMSKSCEQNASSLDMRPGLR is encoded by the exons ATGGCTTccaccttcgccgccgccgctctcctcCTCCACTTCCAGTTGCagttgctcctcctcctttcaCCGTCCGCTGCCCAGCCTG GTTTCATTAGCTTGGACTGTGGGGGAGCTGATGATCACACAGATGGCATCGGGATCCAGTGGACTTCTGATGCTAACTTCGTCTCCGGTGGCCAGACAGCACAATTGTTGGTCCAGAACGACCTGCAGAAGCAGTTCTCAACGGTGCGCTATTTCCCCGCAGACAACCGGAAGTACTGCTACACCATGAACGTCAGGAACAGGACACGCTACCTCGTCAGAGCCAGTTTCCTCTATGGTAACTTTGACAACAGCAATGTCTACCCAAAGTTCGACCTCTCCCTCGGAGCAACTTCCTGGTCCACCATTGTAATCGATGATGCAACCACCCCAGTAGTCGAGGAAGCAGTCATCTTGGCCGCTGCTCCGACACTCAGTGTCTGCCTCTCTAATGCTAGTACAGGGCAGCCCTTCATTTCTACCCTTGAGCTTCGCCAATTTAACGGTTCACTCTACTACACCACTGATGAGGCTCGCTTCTTTCTTACACTGTCTGCAAGGATAAATTTTGGCGCAGAAAGTAACGAGTCAGTCAG ATACCCTGATGATCCATTTGATAGAATATGGGAATCGGATTCTGTGAGGAGAGCAAATTACCTTGTTGACGTTGCTCCAGGGACTAAAAGAATATCAACTGCAAAACCCATATTCGTTGGTACCAACGAAGAACCACCTGAAACGGTCATGCAAACAGCAGTAGTTGGCCAGGATGGGTCCTTGAACTACCGCCTTGATTTGGAGGGCTTCCCAGGAAATGCATGGGGAGTCTCATATTTTGCAGAAATCGAAGATTTGGCACCAAATGAAACTAGAAAATTTAAGTTAGTGATCCCAGGCATGCCAGCATTCAGTAAACCAACCGTTGATGTGGAGGAGAATGCTCAGGGGAAATATCGTCTGTATGAACCTGGCTACACGAATATGTCACTTCCTTTTGTTTTCTCCTTTGGGTTCAAGAAGACGGATGATTCTTCAAAGGGGCCAATTTTGAATGCCATGGAGATTTACAAATATGTCCAAATTACTATGGGATCTCAAGATG CAAATACCATGGCTAGTTTGGTATCACGATATTCACAAGAAGGTTGGGCACAAGAGGGTGGTGATCCGTGCTTACCAGCATCATGGTCCTGGGTGCAATGCAGTTCAGAAGCTGCTCCAAGGGTATTCTCAAT CACATTGTCTGGGAAGAACATTACAGGAAGTATCCCGGTGGAACTGACAAAGTTATCAGGGCTGGTTGAGCT AAGGCTCGATGGTAATTCATTTTCTGGCCAAGTTCCTGATTTCAGCGAATGCCACAATTTGCAGTATAT TCACCTTGAGAACAATCAATTAACTGGTGAATTGCCACCTTCTCTGGGAGATCTACCTAACTTGAAAGAGTT GTATGTTCAGAACAACAAGCTGTCCGGACAGGTTCCAAGAGCACTTTTCAAGAGAAGCATCATTTTCAA CTTCTCAGGCAACAGTGGCCTTCACATCGTAAACAATGGCCTTAGCCAGGCTGTAATAATTATTATATGTGTGGTGATTGGAGCCATTGTGTTATTGGGTGCTGCTATTGGATGTTATTTGTTTACATGtaggagaaagaagaaaccTTCAGATG ACACTGTTGTTATTACAGCACCAGCAAAAAAACTAGGCTCATATTTCAGTGAAGTAGCTACAGAATCAGCGCACAGATTTTCTTTATCTGAAATTGAAGATGCTActgaaaaattcaaaagaataaTTGGCTCTGGAGGGTTTGGCATAGTATACTATGGAAAGCTGACAGATGGGAGAGAGATTGCAGTCAAGCTTCTCACAAATGACTCCTATCAGGGCATCCGAGAATTCTTGAATGAG GTAACATTGCTTTCCAGAATACATCATAGAAACCTGGTGACCTTCCTTGGTTACAGTCAGCAAGATGGAAAAAACATACTTGTGTATGAGTTCATGCATAATGGAACACTAAAAGAACACCTTCGTG GAGCTGCTGATGAAAAAATAACCAGCTGGCTTAAGCGTCTTGAGATTGCAGAAGATGCTGCAAAAG gCATAGAGTATCTCCATACAGGATGCTCCCCAACAATCATTCATAGAGACCTCAAGAGCAGTAACATTCTCCTTGACAAGAACATGAGAGCAAAAGTTGCAGACTTTGGGCTATCGAAACCTGCAGTGGACGGGTCTCATGTGTCAAGTATAGTTCGAGGGACAGTTGGGTATCTGGACCCAGA GTACTATGTGTCGCAGCAGCTGACAGAGAAGAGCGACATGTACAGCTTTGGCGTGATTTTACTTGAGCTCATCTCAGGGCAGGAGCCAATCTCGAATGACAGCTTTGGGCTCAACTGCCGGAACATTGTTGCGTGG GCTCGAGCGCACATCGAGAGTGGGAACATCCACGCCATGGTTGACGAATCGTTGGAAGATGGTGGCTACGACCTGCAGTCGGTGTGGAAGATGGCTGAGGTAGCCATAATGTGCGTGAAGCCCAAAGGCGCGCAGAGGCCAGGCATCTCGGAGGTGCTCAAGGAGATCCAGGACGCAATCAGCATCGAGCGGGGACCCCAGATGCAACAGCAGCTCATGTCCAAGTCATGTGAGCAGAATGCATCATCCTTGGACATGCGGCCGGGTCTCAGATAG
- the LOC133886740 gene encoding uncharacterized protein LOC133886740 isoform X2, with protein MALLVVCRFQKEELQRNGGFSNQLLAIKFEVQTAPLSDGILPGIIHQIVIEVCHDLGIPVVREVSPSPSMNFGKRPLLQVA; from the exons ATGGCACTTTTGGTAGTCTGCAGGTTTCAAAAG GAGGAACTTCAGAGGAACGGAGGATTCTCTAATCAATTATTGGCTATTAAGTTTGAAGTGCAAACAGCTCCACTGAGTGATGGAATCCTCCCTGGAATTATACATCAGATAGTGATAGA GGTATGCCATGATCTTGGAATCCCAGTAGTACGAGAGGTTTCTCCATCTCCAAGCATGAACTTTGGCAAGAGGCCTTTGTTACAA GTAGCTTAA
- the LOC133886740 gene encoding uncharacterized protein LOC133886740 isoform X1, translated as MRPPGVTELLLTNDGDRILEVSVTNFFVVCQKEELQRNGGFSNQLLAIKFEVQTAPLSDGILPGIIHQIVIEVCHDLGIPVVREVSPSPSMNFGKRPLLQVA; from the exons ATGAGGCCTCCTGGGGTAACAGAGCTCTTGTTGACTAATGATGGGGATCGTATTCTTGAAGTCAGTGTCACAAACTTCTTTGTTGTCTGCCAAAAG GAGGAACTTCAGAGGAACGGAGGATTCTCTAATCAATTATTGGCTATTAAGTTTGAAGTGCAAACAGCTCCACTGAGTGATGGAATCCTCCCTGGAATTATACATCAGATAGTGATAGA GGTATGCCATGATCTTGGAATCCCAGTAGTACGAGAGGTTTCTCCATCTCCAAGCATGAACTTTGGCAAGAGGCCTTTGTTACAA GTAGCTTAA